CGCCCGTCGCCTCCGACACCGCCGCCACGATCGCCGCATACCAGGACAACACGGCGTCAGCCTCGACACCTCGCAGGCCGAGCGCTTCGGTGACGACCGCGACCGCGAGCGGACCGGCGAACTGTCGGCGCAGCTCCGCACCACCGGCCGGCCGGATCGCCGAGATCAACCGGTCGGCTTCTGTCTCGATAAGCCGGCTGAACGGCCCTCGGGCGTGCGCCGGGTAGAACCCGGACGCGAAAGCTCCACGGTGCCGGGCGTGGGCCGCGCCGTCCAGCGAGAGCATGCTCGGGCCGACCACCCGGGACGTGGAGAACCGGGGGTCATCGACGGTGAACGTGGCGGGATCGCGCAACACCCGCACCGTGAGGTCGTAGCGCGTGATCAGCCATCCGTTTAGCGCGGCCAGCCACGTCACCGGCTCGCGTGCCCGCAGCCGCGCCAGCAGCGGATGAGGGTCTTCGTCGAGCTCGCGCAAGGTCGCGGCTCGCCCGATCGGGAATTTCTCGATGATGGTGCTCGCGTCAGTACAGCGGCGACCACGCAGAAGTCCGCAGTAGCCGGCTCTCCCACTGATCGCGATACTTCAAGGCCTCGAACATGTAGCTGCCCGGCCCGCGCCGCTCGGCCGGCAGGTCGGTGGTCAGCAGGTGCACCAGCGCCGCGTAGTTGTCAGACGGGTCGATCTTCTGCCACAGCATGGCCTCGCGCCGTTTGTAGCTGCCGTGCGCAACCTGGAAGCACGCTTGGATGTCGAGCAACCGCCTGCCCCGCGGCGCCTGCGAGAGCGGCCGATAGTAGATCTCGTCCCAGGACCGGATATAGTCGTCCAACGGCGCATAGGGCCAGCCGGTGTCCTCCATGAACAAGCTCAATGGGTGTGTCGCCCCGTCAGTCGGCACCCTCGCCAAATCCACCTCCTGCAGCGGTGACCATTCGACCGGCAGCAAAATCTTGCCGGTCACCTGGTGGCGAAGGTTGTCCAGCTCGCGCATCAAGGGCGCCAGGTCCCCGGTTTGGGCGCGGCGGGCAAGGTGCTCCCAGGCCGCGCCGTCGGCGACGGCCGTAATGGTGACGACGTTGTAGGACACCCCGCTGCCGTGGGCGTGGTTGGTGTACCAGAGCAGCCGAGCATCGTCGGCCTCGGCCAGTGTGGGCATCCAGCCTTCCCGGTAAACGGTCTCGAATTCCTCCTCGCGCGCGCCGACGACCCGGTGGGTTTCGTGCAGGAACAACATGGCGACTCCTCGCGATTCAGGCTCGGCCTGCGATCAGCGCGGCCAGCTGGCGGCGGTTGACCTTGCCGGTCTCGGTGTATGGAATGCGGTCGACGATCACCAGCCGCTCGGGAAGCTTGAAATGAGCGATCAGCTCACGGCAGTGCGAGCGCAGGTCGTCCAGCGTCAGCGGCACGCGCGCCACCACGGCGGCCGCGACCCGTTGGCCCATTTCGTCGTCGGCGATCCCGGCCACGGCCACGTCGCTGACCGCGGGATGGGTGCGTATCGCGTCCTCGACCTCGGTCGGCCCGAACTTTTCTCCCCCGCGGTTGATTGTGTCGGTCAACCGGCCGGCGGGATAGATGTAGCCGTCGGGATCTTGGCGGGCGAGGTCGCCGGTACGCAGCCAGCCGCCCGTGACGTTTTGGCTTGTGTTGACCCATATTTCGCCGACCGTCCCCGTCTCGACGTCCATGCCCGTGTCCGGGTCGACCACCCGCACCTCAACTCCGGGGAGTGGCCGGCCCACCGAGCCCACCCGGTTGGGGTCACGGTGATCCTCAGGTGACAGCGTCGTGTAGGCGCCCAGGGTTTCTGTTTGCCCAAAAACGTTGGCAAAAGCCACATTCGGCAGTGCTGCCATGGCTCGTCGCACCAGCGCGACCGGCGCGGCGGCCGCCCCGTACGCGATGGCCACCAGTGAACTGAGGTCGGTTCGGCCGAAGTCGGGGTGGTCGAGGATCCGCTGCAACATCGTCGGCACCAAAAACACGCTGCTCACCCGGTGCGCTTGCACCAGGCGCAGCCAGTCTCCGGCATCGAATCGGTCCTGCACCACCGTGGTGTGGCCCGAGTACAGGCTGCCCAGCATGCCCAGCGCGCCGCCGACATGGAAGAACGGCACGCACATCATGCTGACCGCAGGGGGCGCTCCGGGCCGAAAAGGTGCGCTGAATCCGGTGATTCGCGCCCCCAGCTGCGCGTGGGTGATGCCGATCGCCTTCGGTAGCCCGGTCGTGCCGCTGGTGAACAAGACCAAAGCCTCACAGTGATCGACATCTTGGGCGGGTGGCGCGGCAACACGGCCCTCGCTCAACAGGTCGGCTGCGGTCAGCGCCTTGGAAGCGCCCGCCCGAGAGAGCCGAACGGCGTACTCCTCCCCCGCCACACCCACGTCTGCGCACCCGGCATGGTGCAGCAGCACCTGCAGCTCCGACGGTGTCAGGGCAGGGTTCATCAGAGCGGCTGCCGCGCCGATGCGCGCCGCAGCCAGCATCGACGAGATCGACAGCAGGCTTCCCACATCCACAACCGCGACACGCCGGCCGGCAAGGCCCTCGGCGGCCAGCCCAGCGGCGCAGCACTGCACGCTGGTCGCCAGCTCGGCGTAGCTGACGACACGCCCGCCGAGGATCAGCGCGGCGCGACCGGGGTCCCCAGCCGCAGGGGCGTCGAGGATCGTGCCGATATTCATGCGCTCAGTACAAGGGCGACCATGACGAGGTCCGCAGGAGCCTGCTGGTCCACTGATCGCGCAGGTCCAGCGCGTCGTGCATCCAGGTTCCCGGCGCGCGCTGCTCCGGCGGAATCTCGGTGCGCAGCAGGCGAAGCAACGCGTCGGGCTGGTTGATGCGCTGCATCAGCGCGACCTCCCGGCGCACGTGACTGCCCAGGGCCGGTTGGAAGGCAGCCTCAATGGTGAGCAACGCCGTCGGCCGGTCGAGGCTCTTGGCGTACACCTCGCCGCAGCGCTCGATGTATTCGGCGAATTTGTCCTCGTAGGGCCACATGGTGTCTTCCATGTACAGCGTCAGCTCGTGCTCGCGACCATCAGCGGGGACCTGCTCGAACGGCACGTGCTGAAGGGGCGACCACGGCAGCGGCATCAGCAGCTTGGCGTCGACTTCGTAGCGCAGTTCGTCCAGCTCGCGCATCCACTGTCGCAGATCGCCCTTCTGGATCCGGAGCGCCAGCCGCTCCCAGGCTGCTCCGTCGCGAACGGCGGTAATGGTGACGACGGTGTAGGACGGGCCACTGCCGTGCGCGTGATTCGCGTACCACAACAACCGCGCGTCATCGCCCGCGGCGAGCAGCGGCATCCAGCCTTCGCGGAAGGCGGCCTCGAAGTCGTCTTCGGCGCGCCCGCGCACCTTATGCACCTCGTGCATGAACAGCATGCCGAGACCTCCCAAAAGCGGGCCGCGCCGCGCGCCCGCGCTTTCCGCACGTTATTCCGCCGGACCTGTCGTGTCCACGGCCGTTCGGCAACACACAGATCTGGACAGCGACGGCGGGAATCTGATTTGCTCAGACGGCACCCGGTTCACCTGCAGGAAGTCGCCCATGGCCCGAATCGACGTCCCCGACGGCCCCGGCGGGGAGGCTGCGATGGTCTGGACGTTGCGACCACAGCTGGCCGACATGGTCGAGCGGATGATCAAGGGCGCCTACCAGCAGAGCATCCTGCCGGTCGAGGAACGCGAACTGGCCAGGATGCGCATCGCACAGCTCAACGACTGTGTTGCCTGCTCGGGCTTTCGCGCACCGTCGGTGCTTGAAGCCGGCGTCGCTGCCGAGCTCTACGAGAACGTTGCCGACTATCCCACCTACCCGGGTTATACGCCGCGGCAACGCCTTGCCATCGAGTACGCTGAGCGTTTCGCCACCGACCATGCCTCGATCGCGGACGCGTTCATGGACCGGATGCGCGAGCTGTTCACCGATGCCGAGATTCTCGACCTGACGTTGTGCGTGGCGGTGTTCCTCGGTCTTGGCCGCACCTTGACAGTCCTCGGCATCGACCAGTCCTGCGCGATCGACGTGTGAGCGACACGTGGACATCGCCTCGGTCGACGAATTGCTGACCACTACGCGGGCAGTGCGCAAACGCCTCGATGTGACGAGACCCGTCCCACGCGAGGTGATCTTGGATTGCGTGCGCCTGGCCATGCAAGCGCCCACGGCGAGCAACGCCCAGGACTGGCGGTGGTTGGTGGTCACCGCCGCCGACAAGCGCGCCGCGATTGCGGAGATATACCGAAGCGTCGGCGGCGAGTACCTCGCCCATGCCGCGGACACCGAAGCCGACCCGCAGACCCGCCGCGTCTATCGCAGCGCGCTGGCCCTTACCGAGATGCTGGCTCAGGTGCCCGTGCACGTCATTCCGTGTCTACGGCGTCGCTTTGACGAAACCGACCGGCTGGTCGCCGCGTCAGCGTGGGCGTCGATCATCCCGGCCGCGTGGAGCTTCCTGCTGGCCCTTCGCTCCCGCGGCTTGGGATCTGTCTGGACGACAATGCATTTGGCCAAAGAGCAACAAGTGGCCGAGTTGCTTGACATACCCGCCACGGTCACCCAGGTCGCGCTGTTCCCGGTTGCATACACGATCGGCACCGACTTTCGGCCCGCATCACGGCCACCCCCGCAGACCGTCACCTTTTGGAACACCTGGGGAGAACACTGATGCGCTCATACACCGTGCGATTCCACGTCGATGCGCCGCCGGACAAAGTGTGGCGCGTGCTGCACCCGCCGGCGCCGCCGAACTCCCCGCGGCCACGGGTCCTCAAGTGGCCCACCGGCAGCATGGAGATTTTGCACGAGGGCGACGAAGCCGGTGAGGGCTTGGTCCGGACATGCGTGTTCGCTGTACCGAAGTACTTGCTGTCGGGCGGCAAGGGCCGGTCGTTTGAGACCGTGACCGAGGCGAAGCTCAACAAGCTCTCCCGCTATGTGGCGATGGGAAAGCCGCTGTGGTCGCGTGCGGAGGGCTACCACGAGTTGGAGGAACAGCCCGACGGCACCACGGTGCTGACGTTCCATGAGGACTATCACGCGTATAACCCGGTGCTGCGTTTGCTTTTCGAGCGACTGGTGCATGGGCGAATCTCGCGCGACAACCTTGAGACCTACCAGCATGCGCTTAGCTACGCCGGCCGGGTACGGCGCCTCGCCTAGCGCCGGATCGTCGGATCATGCCGAAAGTGCATTCTTAGCAAAGTATTAAGCACCGCTGCCGGTCACCTTAGAATCGCTGCCTACCGTTCGAATTGTCGGGTTGAGGGGTCGCTCAACCAAACAGCTCAGCAACAATTGCGAGAAGTGAGGCAGGGCATGACCGGTTCGACTAAGACGGTGGCTGACCTCACGCCTCGTCGCCGCAACCCCGTAATCGACTGCGGCGGTGCCCGGATCAGGGCTCAGCAGCGTCATCTGGCCACTGTGGTGACGATCAGCGGCGTCATCGACGCTGCAAACGTCGATCGCGTCAGCGATTCCAGCAGACGTTTCATCCTCGCGGACAGTCCATTCATCCTGGATCTCAGTGGCGTGGATTGCCTGGCAGCGCAAGCTGTTTTCCTCTTGCATCGCGTCGATCACGATTGCTGCGCCGCCCGAGTGGAATGGGCTCTGGTGCCCAGCCATGCAGTACGGCAAGCGCTGTGGATCACCAACGACGATGGTGTTTTTCCTGTCGTGGACTCGGTGCACGAGGCCCTCCGATACTTCGCCGACGCCATCGTCACGCGCCGTCGCTTGCTCCTGCCGCTGCTCACCAAATCCGCATAGCACCCGACGCGCCGACCGCGTACGCTGCTGTGGCATGGGGCTGAAGAAAGCAGCGATCGTCGTGGCCGGTGCTGTCCTGATGGGCTGCGCCGGATCCACCGGCTTTGCCGGCGCCGCCCCTCCGACGCCGTCGCCGCCCGCACCGCCGACACCCCACGCGCAGCCTGGGCATTCTTCGCGACCCGGACCGCCAGCGCCTACGGTGCCGCCTGGGTCGCCGACCCAGACACCGCCCGGACCCAAGACGGTCATCGACCACGACGGGACCTTTGCGGTCGGAACGGACATCCTGCCGGGCACCTACACCTCGGCGGGACCGGTGCAGGGTCGCACCTGCTATTGGAAACGAACCAACGGCAGCGACATCATCGACAACGCGATGACCAAAAAGCCCCAGGTGGTGCAGATCGAGCCGACCGACAAGGCGTTCAAGACCGACGGCTGCCAGCCCTGGCAGAAGAACGATGCGGCAACCGTAGACCCCGGCAAGTCCCCCGCAGAAGCCAAAGTCCAGCTGGACATCCTCAACGGCATTGCCAGCCAGCACGGCGCGGATCAACCACCCAAGCCCTGACTACGGCCGCTTGCATCCGATCACGCGAACCCTCAACGTCGCAATCTTTGGGGGATGCGGCCGGTCTGCCACGCCGAGGCCTAGGTGGTCGCCGCTTCGGCCTCTTGGCCGGCGCCGTTAGCGGCCAGTGAGTCATCCCACCCGTTCAACTGCGCCTCCGCTGGCTGAGGCTGCTCGACGTCGTCCGGCCCGGTTATCGCGCGGAGCGTTGCGATGAGCTCCTTGACCTTTTCCGCTTCGTAGTCGGTGGGTGTGGCGCCGGCCTCGAGAGCGTCGGGAAGGTCCGGCCGAAGCCCGACACCGTTTGCCGCCTCCTGCGCCGATAGTTTGGCGCGAATGCGTGCAGCGTAGAGCTGTTGACCCAAACTCGCTCCTGGCGCTGCGGCGGCGCGCGCCATCAGATCGTCGTAGCGTCTACGGACTTCGCTGAGCGCCACGATCACTGCCGATGTCGACCTGCTGTGGCTGGCTGCGTCGGTTAATGCCGCGCGCAGTTTACGAAGACCGGAAAGAACCACGTCGGCCCGCTTCTGGAATTTCTTGTCCTCGGGGAAGGGCAAAGAATCGATCGCGGCCCGGTACATGTGCATCGCCGCTTCGGCGACATCGACAATCACTTGCGCTTCGCCATTGTTTGGATCGAATTCACCCATGGCTCCTCAATTCTGTGGTGGTGCAGCTCAGTTAGCCGGTCCGCCGTGTTCTTCCGTCACTGCGACGGTTGAATGCATCGGGTAACCGGTGCGATGCACATTACATCGAATTAGTTGCACTCACCGCACCGGTCCCGGCGTCAGGCCAACGCCAACACCGTCCCGTTGCACGCGATGGGCCGATGGCGATCCGCCCAATGGGGGCCTCAGACCGGTGTGCTGTGCGAGATTTGAGTGCCGGACTCCCATTCCGGCCAGGCGTTGTTGAGGATTTTTTCGACCATATCCTCGCGGATGAACGACTCGTCGTAGTGTGCGAGCACGTCGGCGTTCATGGTGCCGAACGTGGTGGCCGGCCGATGCCGCATACCGTTGGTGAAGGCCTGCAAGATGCGTCGTTTGAAATCAGGCCGCGGGTGTGCGGCGGTGACGGCCGCCAGCGCCTCGGGTGACAGATCGTCGCGACCGATGCCGACCACGTCGGTCTCGACACCGGCGGTCACCAAAGCAATTTCCGGTTCGAGGAACTCCGGCACACCGGGAGTGGTATGCAATGCGATGCCAAGCCACACCCTGCGGGCGTCCGTCTCATCGACACCGCGGGCGAGCAGAAAGTCGCGGGCCGCATTAGCGCCGTCAACCTCGAAGCGCAGCGTCGACGTGCGGTAGCGCTCGGTCAATCCCAGGTCGTGGAACATCGCGCCCACGTACAGCAGTTCCAGGTCGGGCTGCAGCCCACGCCGCTGCCCTTGCAGCGCGCCGAACAGAAACACCCGGCGGGAATGGTGAAACAGCAGGTCGTCTTCGGCGTCGCGGATGAAATCGGTCACCTCACGCACCAACGGCGTGTCCGGGATAACGACGCCGGCGATGCTCTCAGTCGTTGAGCTACTCACGGGATGCGGCTCCCTTCGCTGGGCACTGTGTGGTCAGTCTGGGCTGACCAGGGTGTCGCTCGACGGTGTCGGATCGGTCATCTTCCCCACAAATTGCGACAAAATGGTCGAGTGACCGGCCAGAGAGCCAGAGCGCGCGTGGTGGTGATCGTCGTCTTCGACGGGGTGACGCTGTTGGACGTTGCCGGTCCGGCCGAGGTTTTCGTCGAAGCCAACCGATTCGGCGCCAACTACCGTATCGAGATCGCATCTGTTGACGGTCGTGACGTGACTACTTCGATTGGGACGGATTTAGCTGTCACACAACGTATCTCGTCAATCGAGTCTGCTGACACGATCATGGTCGCCGGTGGTGACAACCTGGTCGGGCAGCCGATAGAGCCAGCCCTTGTCGAAGCGGTCAGGTCCGTGCCAAAGCGAACCCGACGCCTGGCGTCCATTTGCACCGGGTCATTCATCCTCGCCCAGGCCGGGCTGCTCAGCGGCCGGCGCGCGACCACGCATTGGAGAGATGCGCGGCTGTTCGCCCGGGCCTTCCCCGATATCACTGTGGAGTCGGACGCTATTTTTGTCCGCGACGGCGATGTCTTCACCTCAGCCGGGGTTTCGGCGGGTATCGACCTTGCGCTGGCCCTGGTCGAGCAGGATTACGGGACTCAGCTGGTTCGCGACGTGGCGCGGTCGCTGGTCGTGTATCTGAAACGCGCCGGGGGGCAGTCGCAATTCTCGGTGCTCGTCGAGAAGGATCCGCCGCCAGACTCTGCGCTGCGCCCGGTGACGGATGCGATCGCAGCCGACCCCGGCGCCAACCACAGCGTCAAACATCTTGCGGCGCACGCATCGTTGAGTACACGGCAGCTGACGCGGCTGTTCCAGTCCGAGCTCGGGACCACCCCGGCGCGCTACGTCGAAATGGTACGCATCGACGCTGCGCGCGCCGCGCTGGATGCTGGCCGCAGCGTCGCCGAGACCGCACGCCTTGCCGGCTTCGGCAGCCCGGAAACCCTCAGGCGGGTTTTCATCAACCATCTGGGCGTCTCACCGAAGACCTACCGCGACCGATTCCGCACCGCAGCAAGCTGAGCGACGCGTTAACGACGTTGCATTGCGACTAATCCGGCGACAGCGAGATCGGTGCGCGCAGGATCGACCTACCACAGCGGAATATCGCTACCATGCTCGGATTTCGGTCGCGGCCCAAAGTAGCGACGCTCTGACTCGTCTATCGCGATGTCGTTGATGCTGGCCTCGCGTCGCGACATCAAACCTGACGGAGCGAACTCCCACAACTCGTTGCCATAACTGCGGTACCACTGGCCTTCGGTGTCATGCCATTCGTATTGGAATCTCACCGCGATTCGATTGTCTCGGAACGCCCAGAGGCTCTTGCGCAGTGCATAATCCAATTCGCGCTGCCACTTGCGAGTCAAGAATTCCACGATCTGATCGTGGCCGATGATGTGCTCGTCGCGGTTGCGCCAGTGCGAGTCAGCGGTGTAAGACGCTGCGACAAGCTCGGGATTGCGAGTGTTCCAGGCGTCCTCTGCAGCCTGGGTTTTCTGGATTGCGGATTCAAGATCGAACGGGGGAAGTGGTGGGCGGCTCTCGGACATTTGCATTACCTCCCGCAGTTGTACGTTTGCCGGTTGCCCGCTCCAGTCTGGAAGCATGGCGACGACGCTGCCAACACGGCGGGCGCGGGCCGATAGCAACCTCGATTGCCGAGTTACGCGTTCACCCGGCGATGCTTCCGCCACCGTCGACCCGGATGATTTGACCGGTGATGTATCCGGCGTCGTCGTCAAGGAGGAAACGGATCGCGTGGGCGATTTCAGCCGGGGTACCGACCCTTTGCAGCGGAATGCTCTGCAAAAGCCGAGCTTCGCGCTCTGACCCACCGGGCTGCGTTGCCGGTACATCTCGGTTTCGGTGGGACCCGGCGCGACTGCGTTCACGGTGATGCCGGTCGAGGCCAGTTCGTTGGCCCAGATGCGGGTGCAGGTCTCCAGCGCGGCCTTGGCTGCCGCATACGGCGTTCGTTCCGGAGTGCCCAGCGTGGTCAATGTCGTGACGTAGACGATGCGGCCCCATCCCTGGGCGCGCATGCCCGGCAGCGCGGCCAACACGACCTGCACTGCGGTACGCACTCAAGTCATAGGTGTCGAACAGGTGATCTAATTCGATCGAGCCGATGACGCCGAAGCGCGCGAATCCTACGTTGTTGACGACGGCACCGACGGCGGCCTCAACGACGATGTGTTCCAGCGTCACCGTGGTCGCGGCCCGATCGGCAACGTCGACCTCGTGAAAACGGTCCCGGAAAATCCGCCGGTGCACTCCGGGCCAGGCCAACCGGCTCATAGCCATCGGCGGCCAGTCGGTCGGCCACTGCCCGACCGATGCCCTTCGACGCACCCGTGATCAACACGTGTCGCGATCCCATTAGTGCTTCCCTTCGAGATCAACCGTGGGGTCGGCTGGATGACACTCTCGCATTGATGGAGGAACCCGGGGTGTGGCGGATCAGCCGTGTTTCCCACAGAAAACGACACGGCGGGCGCTCGCGGATGTTTGACTGTCCTGGCAACGGATCGCGACTGCACAGCCGAAGGACGCGGTGAGTATCGACTACGTGCGCGACGGCCGCATCGTCACCATCACCATCAACCGGCCCGAGACGCGTAACGCCTTGGACATGGAGCACTTCCGGGACCTGGCCCACGCGTGGGCGACTTTTCGTGACGACGCCAACGCATGGGTCGCCGTCATCACCGGTGTCGGCCGGGATTTCTGTATCGGGGCCGATCTGAAGACGTTCATCCCGGAGTTGACCGGCGAGCTGCCGCAACCCGACGGCTGGGACGCGACCGACGCGATTCACGCTGTCTTGCACAGGTTTCCGGTGTACAAGCCGATCGTCGCCGCAGTGAACGGCACGTGTGTCGCCGGAGGATTCGAGATGTTGACCTGCACCGATATTCGCGTCGCCGTGCCCGAGGCCCGGTTTGCGGTGATGGAACCGAAGCGAGGGCTGTTTGCCGGCGGCGGCAGCACGGTGCGGCTGCCGCGCCAGATCCCCTACGCGCTCGCGATGGAGCTACTGCTGACCGCCGACATGGTGGACGCCGATCGCGCGCTCGCCATGGGTCTGATCAACAAGGTGGTGTCGGCCGACCGCTTGATGGACACGGCCTACGACTATGCCGAGCACATCGCGACCAACGCGCCGCTCGCCGTTTTTGCCACCAAGCAGTCAGCCGTCGAGGGGCTGGCGCTCGACCTGCAATCCGCATACGACAACGAGACCCGGCACAGCGACCGCGTTTTCGCCACCGAGGACGCCAAGGAAGGTCCACGCGCCTTCGCCGAGAAGCGGCCGCCCCGATGGCAGGCACGCTGAAATCAGTTGAGCCCGTAAAAGCGCTGCGCGTTGAGCCCGCCGATCTTCGCCCGAGCTTCCTCGCTGATGTCGCTACGTGTGCGGAGATGTTTGGTGCTTTCCGGCCATTCACCGTCCCAGTGCGGGTAGTCGCTGGCGAACATGATGAAGTCCGCGCCGAGCACGTCGATAACCCCGGGCAGGATTGGTTCTTCCGGTTCGCATGTCACCCAGATGTTGCCGGCCTGCAGGTACTCCTGCGGATCACGCCGCCACCCGTGCTCGATCCAGTCTCCCCGCTTCTCGTAATGCTCGTGCAGACGGTCGATGAAGAACGGCACCCAGCCCACACCGGCCTCTAAAAACGCCACCCGCAGCCGGGGATGACGATCGAATACCCCTCCCGAAACCAGCGCCGTCATCGCCGTCATCTGGTCGAACGGGAAGCTGATGCAATGCACCTGGATGTAGTTCGTGAAACGGTCGACGCCGATCTTCGGCAGATGGATACCGGGCGCACCGTGAATGCCCAGCGGCATCTCCAGCTCCTCGGCGGCGGCGTAGAACGGGTCGAGGTCTGGATGATCCAGGTTGCGGGTCTTCAGCGCGGGCGGCACCAGAGTCGCCACCAACCCGAGCTCCTTAGCCTCCCGCATGACGTCGATCGCCACTTGTCCGTGTTCGATCGGCGTCACGGCGACGCCGCGCAGCCGCCCTGCGACGGCGCGCAGTAGTCGGCGATCCACTGGTTGTACAGCCGCGCAAACCCCGCGGCGAACTCCGGATCCTCCAGGCTGGGGGTGCATAGACCCAGGCTCGGATACAACACCATTGTGTCGATGTGGTCGCGGTCGGCGTCGGTGAGCACACCTTCAGTCGACCGGCAGTGGATGTCGGCCGCCTTGCTGATCCCGTGCTCGGGCGGACAACCGGCGCCCGGCCCGCGGTCTTCGGGATATCGACGACCTTCGATGACCAACCTCGGCGTGCCGTCACCACTGGGGTGGACGTATTGCGGCCAGCGCTTGATGGCTTCGACGGCAAGCGTGGGGTTTTCGGCGACGTGTCCGTCGGCATCGATGATTCGCATCGGTTATCCCTGTCGAATTTTCGAGCGTGCAGATGAGTATCTACCAGTCGAAACAGTAACGGGGTGATAAGCAGAAGTCACCGAGCCCAGCCAAATCGCACTGCCACCGACCCGAAGGACCAAGCCAGGATGCCAAATCAGCAGCTACCCCGGGCAGGTAGCCGGTGAGTTCGCGCCTTTTGCCCGTGCTGGCCGCCGTGGTCGTGCTGGCCGCGAGCTGTTCGCATCCGGCGGGTCCGGTTGATGGCACGGCCACTTCGTCAACATCGTCAACGAAGGTCGCGGGATCGAGCAAACCGGCTCCGCCGCGCGCAGGACCGTCCCCGCCCGAGCGCCGCAACGTGTACGCCAGCCCCGGCCGGGGCATTTTCGCCGCCGGTGTGAGCGCCGACCGCCCGCTGGTGTATGTGCCGCACAACCGCTCCGGCGACGTGTGGGAGATCGACCCCGTGACCTATGAGGTGGTCGCGAAATACCCTGTGGGCCGCGAGATTCAGCATGTCGTGCCCGCGCACGACATGCGTACCCTGTACGCCACCGACGACGTCGGCAATCAGATGCTGGCGCTCGACCCGCGCACCGGGCAGCCGGGCGTCAACATCCCGATCCTGGACCCGTACAATCTGTACTTCACGCCCGACGGCCGGTTCGCCATCTCGGTCGCCGAGCGGTTGCGCTCGCTGATCTGGTATAGCCCGGTCACCTGGCAGCTGCTTGACAAGACCCCCATCCCCGAATGTGCGGGCATCAACCACGCCGACTTCTCCGTCGACGGTCACACCGCGGTCTTCAGCTGTGAATTCGCCGGGCGCGTGGCGGTGGTCGACGTCGGCACGCACCGGATGCTGCGCACCGTTGACATGCCGACACGCCATACCCACATGGGCCCACAGGACATCCGGCTCGCCCCCGACGGTTCGGCCTACTACATCGCCGACTGCGACGCCGGCGGGGTGTGGGTACTTGACGGCGGTGCCAACCAGGTCCAGCGGTTCATCGCCACCGGCGCGTGTGCCCACGGGCTGTTCTTTTCCCGGGACGCCACCCGGCTTTTCGTGACTAACCGGTCAGACGGATCAATCTCCGTCCTTGACGCCTACACCGGTGCCCAGATCACATTGTGGCGCCTTCCCGGCGGTGGCAGCCCCGACATGGGCAACATCACCGCCGATGGGAGCCGACTCTGGGTTTCCGGCCGCTACAACAATGTCGTCTATGTGGTCTCTACGACCGACGGAACATTGCTGCACAC
This Mycobacterium xenopi DNA region includes the following protein-coding sequences:
- a CDS encoding nuclear transport factor 2 family protein, with product MSESRPPLPPFDLESAIQKTQAAEDAWNTRNPELVAASYTADSHWRNRDEHIIGHDQIVEFLTRKWQRELDYALRKSLWAFRDNRIAVRFQYEWHDTEGQWYRSYGNELWEFAPSGLMSRREASINDIAIDESERRYFGPRPKSEHGSDIPLW
- a CDS encoding enoyl-CoA hydratase/isomerase family protein, with the protein product MSIDYVRDGRIVTITINRPETRNALDMEHFRDLAHAWATFRDDANAWVAVITGVGRDFCIGADLKTFIPELTGELPQPDGWDATDAIHAVLHRFPVYKPIVAAVNGTCVAGGFEMLTCTDIRVAVPEARFAVMEPKRGLFAGGGSTVRLPRQIPYALAMELLLTADMVDADRALAMGLINKVVSADRLMDTAYDYAEHIATNAPLAVFATKQSAVEGLALDLQSAYDNETRHSDRVFATEDAKEGPRAFAEKRPPRWQAR
- a CDS encoding YncE family protein, with product MSSRLLPVLAAVVVLAASCSHPAGPVDGTATSSTSSTKVAGSSKPAPPRAGPSPPERRNVYASPGRGIFAAGVSADRPLVYVPHNRSGDVWEIDPVTYEVVAKYPVGREIQHVVPAHDMRTLYATDDVGNQMLALDPRTGQPGVNIPILDPYNLYFTPDGRFAISVAERLRSLIWYSPVTWQLLDKTPIPECAGINHADFSVDGHTAVFSCEFAGRVAVVDVGTHRMLRTVDMPTRHTHMGPQDIRLAPDGSAYYIADCDAGGVWVLDGGANQVQRFIATGACAHGLFFSRDATRLFVTNRSDGSISVLDAYTGAQITLWRLPGGGSPDMGNITADGSRLWVSGRYNNVVYVVSTTDGTLLHTVKVGNEPHGLTVWPQPGRYSLGHTGITR